One window of Alkaliphilus metalliredigens QYMF genomic DNA carries:
- a CDS encoding PRC-barrel domain-containing protein, with product MTNNAGIPCIIFLTSIQNSNRTVKRGIAMVKGSELIDQALMKSNGHLTGYRVKRNLYLNRKLELGAFQLYNIENKKEEDKYIFYKRIKNITQKGLEIYSENDIIHHFQMPTLESALKKVIHVIGFEIYNESKDLMGVVKDTVINKKTGKIMALLVSEGYFDDLINGYAILPLNEKIKLEKHNIIFNSEDIRSISHNSGGLKKLLGIEPPN from the coding sequence ATGACCAATAATGCAGGGATTCCCTGCATTATTTTTTTGACTTCGATTCAAAATAGTAATAGAACGGTGAAAAGAGGGATTGCCATGGTTAAAGGAAGCGAATTGATAGATCAGGCATTGATGAAATCAAATGGCCATTTAACTGGATATAGAGTGAAAAGGAATCTATATTTGAATCGGAAATTAGAATTAGGGGCATTTCAGCTATATAATATTGAAAATAAAAAAGAGGAAGATAAATATATTTTTTACAAAAGAATCAAAAACATAACCCAAAAAGGATTGGAAATATATTCTGAAAATGATATCATACATCATTTTCAAATGCCTACTCTAGAAAGTGCTTTAAAAAAGGTGATTCATGTAATTGGGTTTGAGATATATAACGAAAGCAAGGATTTAATGGGAGTTGTTAAAGATACGGTTATTAATAAAAAGACAGGAAAAATAATGGCTTTATTGGTGAGTGAAGGCTATTTTGATGATCTAATCAATGGATATGCCATTCTGCCTTTAAATGAAAAGATCAAACTGGAAAAACACAACATCATATTTAATAGTGAGGATATTCGTTCAATCAGCCACAATAGCGGTGGATTGAAAAAATTACTTGGTATAGAACCACCTAATTAA
- the nifU gene encoding Fe-S cluster assembly scaffold protein NifU, whose product MYSEKVMDHFTNPRNVGEIENADGVGQVGNPKCGDIMKMYLKIDNDMITDVKFKTFGCGSAIATSSMATEMIQGKTVKEVLQLTNKAVAEALDGLPPVKMHCSVLAEQAVKAAIYDYAQKNNLHYEDLDDFNPNDDHDHHDDIEEE is encoded by the coding sequence ATGTATAGTGAAAAGGTAATGGACCACTTTACGAATCCTAGAAATGTAGGAGAAATTGAAAATGCTGATGGTGTAGGACAGGTTGGAAATCCTAAGTGTGGCGATATTATGAAAATGTATTTAAAAATAGATAATGATATGATAACCGATGTGAAATTCAAAACATTCGGATGCGGCTCTGCCATTGCTACTTCTAGTATGGCAACTGAAATGATACAAGGGAAAACAGTAAAGGAAGTACTACAGCTTACAAATAAGGCAGTTGCTGAGGCATTAGATGGATTGCCACCTGTGAAGATGCATTGTTCTGTATTGGCTGAGCAAGCCGTTAAAGCAGCTATTTATGATTATGCTCAAAAAAACAATCTGCATTATGAAGATTTAGATGATTTCAATCCTAATGACGATCATGACCATCATGACGACATTGAGGAGGAATAA
- a CDS encoding AI-2E family transporter — protein sequence MGENAIEVISTGFRSIAQGGEFTRLISFLTQFIVFALLIFLLYYLIHIGNHYVDDRQKVNVGRKQLFFLVLGLFLFTLLLLLFQIRVLLMEILSPFIIAIVIAYILNPLIHYLQVKGIDRMWGVLLVYLFISCMILILSLTLVPRITEEVRNLMAFLPQYSNDSYEHLHNLYLRYNQNLESLPTEFESVKELLRLNIDRIQEIVFGIASSFTSTLLGLFSRLVNLVLIPILVFYFLKDAKGFKKAIILLIPRYLRKNVMHIAKDVDSVLGGFIRGQLIVAGFVGILTMISLLVLRVEFAVLVGLIAGIANIVPYFGPVVGIVPGVLFALLDGPIKAIWVVVVFTVIQQIESAILAPKIVGKSVGLHPVLVILALLVGGRFLGIVGLLIAVPVAGTIKVLGKHLISHVTKIS from the coding sequence ATGGGTGAAAATGCAATTGAAGTTATTTCAACAGGTTTCAGGAGTATTGCACAGGGAGGCGAATTTACTAGATTAATTTCATTTTTAACTCAATTCATTGTTTTTGCTCTACTGATCTTTTTATTATATTACTTAATCCATATCGGGAATCACTATGTTGATGATAGGCAGAAGGTTAATGTGGGTCGTAAGCAATTATTCTTTTTAGTATTGGGACTCTTCCTCTTTACTCTATTATTATTATTGTTTCAAATTAGAGTTTTGTTAATGGAAATTTTATCTCCATTTATAATTGCCATTGTCATTGCATATATATTGAATCCGCTGATTCATTACTTACAGGTCAAGGGTATTGACAGAATGTGGGGGGTCTTACTTGTCTACTTATTTATCTCCTGTATGATATTAATTCTCTCCCTAACACTAGTACCTAGAATAACAGAGGAAGTAAGGAACTTAATGGCGTTTTTACCCCAGTATAGTAATGACTCCTACGAGCATCTTCATAATCTATATCTAAGGTACAATCAGAACCTCGAAAGTTTACCAACGGAATTTGAGTCAGTAAAGGAACTACTAAGACTTAATATTGATCGTATTCAAGAGATTGTATTTGGTATTGCCAGCTCATTTACCAGCACGCTTTTAGGTTTATTTTCAAGACTTGTAAACCTAGTACTGATACCTATATTGGTTTTTTACTTTTTAAAGGATGCAAAGGGGTTTAAAAAAGCGATTATTTTATTAATCCCTAGATATCTTAGAAAGAATGTAATGCATATTGCAAAGGATGTAGACAGTGTACTTGGTGGGTTTATTCGAGGGCAACTGATTGTTGCAGGGTTTGTTGGGATTTTAACAATGATATCATTATTGGTTTTACGAGTAGAATTTGCTGTATTAGTTGGATTGATTGCAGGAATTGCAAATATTGTACCCTACTTTGGTCCTGTAGTTGGAATTGTTCCTGGTGTCTTATTTGCATTGTTGGATGGTCCAATCAAAGCAATTTGGGTGGTGGTTGTCTTTACTGTGATTCAACAAATTGAGAGCGCCATATTAGCACCTAAAATAGTAGGAAAAAGCGTGGGACTACATCCGGTATTAGTTATTTTGGCACTCCTTGTGGGAGGACGGTTTTTAGGAATTGTAGGACTATTAATTGCAGTCCCCGTTGCAGGAACCATTAAAGTACTGGGAAAACATTTAATCAGTCATGTGACTAAAATTTCTTAA
- a CDS encoding RrF2 family transcriptional regulator, translating into MKLSTKGRYGLKAMFDLAIHQGEGPIPLKHIAERQKISDHYLEQLIASLRKAGLVKSVRGAQGGYMLANSPDKVVVGEIIRVLEGPLGPSECVLEEDPTACARADYCVTRVIWEKIRVSISDVIDNITLQDMVDDYHKLNNKDNYMFYI; encoded by the coding sequence ATGAAACTTTCAACTAAAGGAAGATATGGTCTTAAAGCAATGTTTGATCTGGCCATTCATCAAGGTGAGGGACCAATACCTCTTAAACATATTGCAGAAAGACAAAAGATTTCAGATCATTATTTAGAGCAGTTAATTGCAAGTTTAAGAAAGGCTGGTCTAGTGAAAAGTGTAAGAGGAGCCCAGGGAGGATATATGTTAGCAAATTCTCCTGATAAGGTTGTGGTGGGAGAAATTATTCGGGTACTGGAAGGTCCATTGGGTCCTTCGGAATGTGTACTAGAAGAAGATCCAACGGCATGTGCTCGGGCTGACTATTGTGTGACCAGAGTGATTTGGGAAAAAATTAGAGTCAGTATTAGTGATGTGATTGATAACATTACTCTGCAAGATATGGTGGATGATTATCATAAATTAAACAATAAAGACAATTACATGTTTTATATTTAA
- the nifS gene encoding cysteine desulfurase NifS, whose protein sequence is MKENVYLDYSGTSPMKKEILDEMLPYFTLDYGNPSSIHAFGRTSKKAVDTARDRLAKTLNAGANEIFFTGGGTEADNWAIKGVAYALQNKGKHIITSKIEHHAVLHACEYLEKQGFQVTYLDVDQYGLINLEQLKQSITSDTILITIMYANNEIGTVQSIKEIGQIAKERGVLFHTDGVQAYGNIPIDVQDLGIDLMSISAHKLYGPKGVGALYIRKGTKIDPLIHGGAQEKKRRAGTENVPGIVGFGKAALLAYEGLEEHQLTMIRLRDKMINGIMETIPYVRLNGHPSQRLPGNVNVSIEFIEGESLLLSLDLVGIAASSGSACTSGSLDPSHVLMNIGLTHELAHGSLRLSLGDFNTEEEIDYVLEKLPPIVTRLRAMSPLYEKIKGGIENV, encoded by the coding sequence ATGAAAGAAAATGTTTACTTAGATTATTCAGGGACGTCACCTATGAAAAAGGAAATATTAGATGAAATGCTACCTTATTTCACTTTAGACTACGGAAATCCTTCAAGTATTCATGCTTTTGGTCGCACATCAAAAAAAGCTGTAGACACAGCCAGAGATCGACTAGCTAAAACGTTGAATGCAGGTGCAAATGAGATATTTTTTACTGGTGGGGGAACTGAGGCGGATAATTGGGCAATCAAGGGTGTCGCCTATGCTTTGCAAAATAAAGGGAAACATATTATTACTTCTAAAATAGAACATCATGCGGTTTTACACGCTTGTGAGTACTTGGAAAAGCAAGGCTTTCAAGTAACTTATCTAGATGTAGATCAGTATGGTTTGATTAACTTAGAACAATTGAAACAATCAATTACAAGTGACACAATTTTAATTACAATTATGTATGCAAACAATGAAATTGGAACTGTACAATCAATTAAAGAAATTGGTCAGATTGCTAAAGAGCGAGGTGTACTTTTTCATACCGATGGGGTACAGGCATATGGAAATATACCCATTGATGTACAGGACTTAGGAATTGACTTAATGTCTATTTCAGCTCATAAATTATATGGACCCAAAGGGGTAGGTGCTCTCTATATTCGTAAAGGCACCAAAATAGATCCCCTCATACATGGTGGAGCCCAAGAGAAAAAGAGAAGAGCAGGGACTGAAAATGTACCTGGAATTGTTGGTTTTGGAAAAGCAGCACTATTAGCTTATGAAGGATTAGAGGAACATCAGTTGACTATGATTAGATTAAGAGATAAAATGATCAATGGAATAATGGAAACAATCCCATATGTAAGGTTAAATGGACATCCGAGTCAAAGATTACCGGGAAATGTAAATGTATCGATTGAATTTATTGAAGGTGAATCATTACTACTAAGCTTAGACCTGGTAGGGATTGCAGCTTCCAGTGGTTCAGCATGCACTTCTGGGTCCTTAGATCCATCTCATGTACTGATGAATATCGGACTTACCCATGAACTTGCCCATGGATCCCTAAGACTATCATTAGGGGACTTTAACACAGAAGAAGAGATTGATTATGTTTTAGAAAAATTACCACCAATTGTGACTCGATTAAGAGCGATGTCTCCGTTATATGAAAAGATAAAGGGAGGAATTGAAAATGTATAG
- a CDS encoding SDR family oxidoreductase — MKVCIVGGKGTLGHELTAQLKVLSPFKTYLLEIENVDIESFERVNKTLKEIVPGVVIYAAEFNDVEACELRSDDAFIVNAHGAGMVASICAGIGAKMVYISSDFVFSGEKSSSYNEKDPPKPINIYGWSKYFGEHEVEKNLQKHFIIRTARIFGERQTSFINTVLNLPTSNSIFKVIGDQRGSCTYTKDLALGINRLLSENSIKKYGIYHFVNSGSCTWYEMALKICKIKNLNIRLENVSAAQLNKKALYPTNLTLANHSPFQFRPWEEALEEYILKR, encoded by the coding sequence GTGAAGGTTTGTATTGTAGGAGGCAAGGGAACACTAGGTCATGAATTGACTGCACAGCTTAAAGTGCTTAGCCCATTTAAAACATATTTGCTAGAAATTGAAAATGTAGATATTGAAAGCTTCGAACGTGTTAATAAGACATTGAAAGAAATTGTACCAGGAGTTGTGATTTACGCAGCCGAATTTAATGATGTAGAAGCTTGTGAATTGAGATCAGATGATGCTTTCATCGTGAATGCCCATGGGGCAGGAATGGTTGCAAGTATATGTGCTGGTATTGGAGCGAAGATGGTTTATATCAGTAGTGATTTTGTTTTTAGTGGTGAGAAATCATCATCATATAACGAGAAGGATCCACCGAAACCCATTAACATTTATGGGTGGTCTAAGTACTTTGGAGAACACGAGGTGGAAAAGAATTTGCAGAAACACTTTATTATAAGAACCGCAAGGATTTTTGGGGAAAGACAAACTAGCTTTATCAATACCGTGTTGAATTTACCCACAAGTAATTCTATATTTAAAGTAATAGGAGATCAAAGAGGATCATGTACATATACGAAAGATTTAGCCCTGGGGATTAATCGTCTATTATCTGAAAATAGCATTAAAAAATATGGTATCTATCATTTTGTAAATTCGGGTTCATGTACTTGGTATGAAATGGCGCTAAAAATTTGCAAGATAAAAAACCTCAATATAAGATTAGAAAACGTTTCGGCAGCGCAATTAAATAAAAAAGCTTTATATCCCACTAATCTTACATTAGCAAATCATTCTCCGTTTCAATTCAGGCCATGGGAAGAAGCTTTAGAAGAATATATTTTAAAGAGATAA